One Molothrus aeneus isolate 106 chromosome 6, BPBGC_Maene_1.0, whole genome shotgun sequence genomic window carries:
- the PTPRCAP gene encoding protein tyrosine phosphatase receptor type C-associated protein, whose protein sequence is MAAPRWHPLLLALAGPVAAGDPAVARNDRTVAALLGLLLCLALGLALAWHHLCRLSAGQYHPRPLGRRALQLLRGQWHRLRSPGDPAVTPGDSHGEVAVRDEEEELMPWSLERRPQQEEEEEDEQEEDEKEEDEQEEDEDEAEAAPESGESPLSEGQAVGGSAEALLSDLHAFSGTAAWGDARPHVTAL, encoded by the exons ATG GCTGCCCCGCGATGGCACCCGCTGCTGCTGGCGCTGGCGGGGCCGGTGGCAGCGGGGGACCCCGCGGTGGCCCGCAACGACCGGACTGTGGCcgcgctgctggggctgctgctgtgcctggcgCTGGGGCTGGCGCTGGCCTGGCACCACCTGTGCCGCCTCTCGGCCGGCCAGTACCACCCCCGGCCCCTGGGCCGCCGGGCGCTGCAGCTGCTGCGGGGACAGTGGCACCGGCTGCGCTCGCCGGGGGACCCCGCCGTGACCCCCGGGGACAGCCACGGGGAGGTGGCCGTGCGCGACGAGGAGGAAGAGCTGATGCCATGGAGCCTGGAGCGGCGGccgcagcaggaggaggaggaggaggatgagcaggaggaggatgagaaggaggaggatgagcaggaagaggatgaggatgaggccGAGGCAGCGCCGGAGAGCGGGGAGAGCCCCCTGAGTGAGGGGCAGGCGGTGGGGGGCAGCGCTGAGGCGCTGCTCAGTGACCTGCACGCATTCTCGGGGACAGCAGCCTGGGGGGACGCGCGGCCACACGTCACCGCCTTGTGA